The following coding sequences are from one Gossypium hirsutum isolate 1008001.06 chromosome A12, Gossypium_hirsutum_v2.1, whole genome shotgun sequence window:
- the LOC107927951 gene encoding ubiquitin recognition factor in ER-associated degradation protein 1 isoform X1, producing the protein MFFDRYGYHGTSFEQSYRCYPVSFIEKPQIESGDKIIMPPSALDRLASLHIDYPMLFELRNDAAERASHCGVLEFIAEEGMIYMPYWMMENLLLQEGDIVRVKNVTLPKGTYVKLQPHTKDFLDISNPKAILETTLRNYSCLTTGDSIMVAYNNKKYYIDIIETKPSNAISIIETDCEVDFASPLDYKEPERPAVPTSSKAQSQVEEASAETEPKFSAFTGTGRRLDGKPLKQQPPPVSWSGTKDKEPAVSNRNNRQPSSGASSQSSARQAQGKLVFGSNVNRSKEKKQEPGKQAKQEQPEKKEDPKFQPFTGRKYSLKG; encoded by the exons ATG TTTTTCGATAGATATGGTTACCATGGGACATCATTTGAGCAGAGTTATCGATGTTACCCTGTATCTTTCATTGAAAAG CCACAAATTGAAAGCGGTGATAAAA TTATCATGCCTCCATCTGCACTTGATCGCTTGG CATCTCTGCATATTGATTATCCAATGTTATTTGAGCTTCGGAATGATGCTGCTGAGCGTGCCTCCCATTGTGGAGTGCTAGAGTTTATCGCAGAAGAAGGCATGATCTATATGCCATATTGG ATGATGGAGAATTTGCTCCTACAGGAGGGAGATATTGTGAGGGTGAAAAATGTAACTCTTCCAAAGGGTACCTATGTTAAATTGCAGCCCCACACGAAGGACTTTTTGGATATTTCAAACCCAAAAGCTAT CTTAGAGACGACACTCAGGAATTATTCCTGTTTGACTACTGGGGACAGTATTATGGTGGCATATAACAATAAAAAGTACTACATAGATATCATAGAGACGAAGCCTTCCAATGCAATAAGTATCATTGAGACCGACTGTGAGGTGGATTTTGCTTCTCCTCTCGATTACAAAGAGCCGGAAAGGCCTGCTGTTCCGACTTCAAGCAAGGCACAATCTCAAG TTGAAGAAGCTTCGGCAGAGACTGAACCAAAGTTCAGTGCCTTCACTGGTACAGGAAGACGGTTGGATGGGAAACCTCTGAAGCAACAGCCTCCTCCAGTTTCTTGGTCTGGGACCAAAGACAAGGAACCTGCTGTTTCCAATAGGAATAATAGGCAGCCTTCTTCAGGGGCTAGTTCACAAAGTAGCGCACGTCAGGCTCAGGGCAAGCTGGTATTTGGATCAAATGTCAACCGTTCTAAGGAAAAGAAACAG GAACCCGGAAAACAGGCTAAACAGGAGCAGCCTGAAAAGAAGGAAGATCCCAAGTTCCAGCCATTCACCGGGAGAAAGTACTCGTTAAAGGGTTGA
- the LOC107927951 gene encoding ubiquitin fusion degradation protein 1 homolog isoform X2 yields the protein MLFELRNDAAERASHCGVLEFIAEEGMIYMPYWMMENLLLQEGDIVRVKNVTLPKGTYVKLQPHTKDFLDISNPKAILETTLRNYSCLTTGDSIMVAYNNKKYYIDIIETKPSNAISIIETDCEVDFASPLDYKEPERPAVPTSSKAQSQVEEASAETEPKFSAFTGTGRRLDGKPLKQQPPPVSWSGTKDKEPAVSNRNNRQPSSGASSQSSARQAQGKLVFGSNVNRSKEKKQEPGKQAKQEQPEKKEDPKFQPFTGRKYSLKG from the exons ATGTTATTTGAGCTTCGGAATGATGCTGCTGAGCGTGCCTCCCATTGTGGAGTGCTAGAGTTTATCGCAGAAGAAGGCATGATCTATATGCCATATTGG ATGATGGAGAATTTGCTCCTACAGGAGGGAGATATTGTGAGGGTGAAAAATGTAACTCTTCCAAAGGGTACCTATGTTAAATTGCAGCCCCACACGAAGGACTTTTTGGATATTTCAAACCCAAAAGCTAT CTTAGAGACGACACTCAGGAATTATTCCTGTTTGACTACTGGGGACAGTATTATGGTGGCATATAACAATAAAAAGTACTACATAGATATCATAGAGACGAAGCCTTCCAATGCAATAAGTATCATTGAGACCGACTGTGAGGTGGATTTTGCTTCTCCTCTCGATTACAAAGAGCCGGAAAGGCCTGCTGTTCCGACTTCAAGCAAGGCACAATCTCAAG TTGAAGAAGCTTCGGCAGAGACTGAACCAAAGTTCAGTGCCTTCACTGGTACAGGAAGACGGTTGGATGGGAAACCTCTGAAGCAACAGCCTCCTCCAGTTTCTTGGTCTGGGACCAAAGACAAGGAACCTGCTGTTTCCAATAGGAATAATAGGCAGCCTTCTTCAGGGGCTAGTTCACAAAGTAGCGCACGTCAGGCTCAGGGCAAGCTGGTATTTGGATCAAATGTCAACCGTTCTAAGGAAAAGAAACAG GAACCCGGAAAACAGGCTAAACAGGAGCAGCCTGAAAAGAAGGAAGATCCCAAGTTCCAGCCATTCACCGGGAGAAAGTACTCGTTAAAGGGTTGA
- the LOC107927960 gene encoding uncharacterized protein isoform X1: MPTLCFLLGRPAEMDDDKFKRRMKKMKRRYSNPTPAVLRITGSVVTMVLLLLTICCGFQLTIEPGRYRAIGARAFHVGISTIIFGFLFLIVGLSILADMLLNISEQLPELSGVHQAGQQETRTMSKAIRQGLVTVITMFVILWVMYTGFRLTTESGESKQYLLTVSIGVTTILFGLIYFIIGLAVVQELVLEFFSCSQ; encoded by the exons ATGCCTACTCTTTGTTTCCTCTTGGGAAGACCAGCTGAGATGGATGATGATAAATTTAAGAGaaggatgaagaagatgaaacGCAGGTATTCCAACCCTACGCCTGCAGTGTTGCGTATAACAGGCTCTGTTGTTACCATGGTGTTGCTCTTATTAACCATCTGCTGCGGTTTCCAATTGACCATTGAACCTGGGCGATACCGCGCCATCGGTGCTCGGGCTTTCCATGTTGGCATCTCCACCATAATCTTCGGCTTTCTCTTCCTGATCGTTGGCCTTTCCATTCTGGCTGACATGCTTTTGAATATATCAGAACAGTTGCCGGAGCTATCTGGCGTCCATCAAG CAGGACAACAGGAGACAAGGACGATGTCGAAAGCAATAAGGCAAGGCCTGGTAACTGTAATCACCATGTTCGTGATATTGTGGGTAATGTACACCGGATTTAGGCTTACAACCGAATCAGGAGAGAGCAAACAATACCTCCTTACGGTTTCCATCGGAGTCACCACCATTTTATTTGgcttaatttatttcattatcggACTCGCTGTTGTTCAGGAGCTTGTATTAGAATTTTTTTCCTGTTCTCAATAG
- the LOC107927960 gene encoding uncharacterized protein isoform X2 has protein sequence MPTLCFLLGRPAEMDDDKFKRRMKKMKRRYSNPTPAVLRITGSVVTMVLLLLTICCGFQLTIEPGRYRAIGARAFHVGISTIIFGFLFLIVGLSILADMLLNISEQLPELSGVHQGQQETRTMSKAIRQGLVTVITMFVILWVMYTGFRLTTESGESKQYLLTVSIGVTTILFGLIYFIIGLAVVQELVLEFFSCSQ, from the exons ATGCCTACTCTTTGTTTCCTCTTGGGAAGACCAGCTGAGATGGATGATGATAAATTTAAGAGaaggatgaagaagatgaaacGCAGGTATTCCAACCCTACGCCTGCAGTGTTGCGTATAACAGGCTCTGTTGTTACCATGGTGTTGCTCTTATTAACCATCTGCTGCGGTTTCCAATTGACCATTGAACCTGGGCGATACCGCGCCATCGGTGCTCGGGCTTTCCATGTTGGCATCTCCACCATAATCTTCGGCTTTCTCTTCCTGATCGTTGGCCTTTCCATTCTGGCTGACATGCTTTTGAATATATCAGAACAGTTGCCGGAGCTATCTGGCGTCCATCAAG GACAACAGGAGACAAGGACGATGTCGAAAGCAATAAGGCAAGGCCTGGTAACTGTAATCACCATGTTCGTGATATTGTGGGTAATGTACACCGGATTTAGGCTTACAACCGAATCAGGAGAGAGCAAACAATACCTCCTTACGGTTTCCATCGGAGTCACCACCATTTTATTTGgcttaatttatttcattatcggACTCGCTGTTGTTCAGGAGCTTGTATTAGAATTTTTTTCCTGTTCTCAATAG